TCCGTAGCTGAGGTATGTTCTCGAAAACACCATGATTATTACTAAAAATGTTGATTCAATCTTAAATATTCTTATTGTCAATGATCTGCAGCAACTATTTCTCAAGGGGTTTGGAGGAGACTATCATGCTTACTCTAGAGCCACGTCCGTGGCACGAGAAGCACTCACGAATATTCGCACGGTGGCTGCATTTGGGTCTGAAGAACGAATCTCTTATCAGTTTTCCTCTGAACTAAACAAGCCAAACAAGCAAGCACTCTTACGAGGACATATTTCAGGTTTTGGCTATGGCTTTTCACAACTCTGTGCTTTCGGTTCCTACGCACTTGGCCTTTGGTACGCATCAATTCTGATCAGACACAGAGACTCGAATTTCGGGCAAGTCATGAAGTCTTTCATGGTTTTGATTATCACCGCATTGTCTATAGCTGAAACGCTTGCTCTTACACCAGACATTGTGAAGGGTTCTCAGGCACTCGGATCGGTTTTCAGGATTCTCAATAGAAGAACAGTTATAGATACTGATAATCCAACATCAAATATGGTAGCTGATGTTAAAGGAGATATTGATTTCAGGAATGTGAATTTCAAGTACCCTGCTAGACCTAACATTGCTATTTTTCAGAATCTAAATCTTCAAATTCCTTCAGGCACAAGCCTAGCTATTGTGGGTCAAAGTGGATCAGGCAAGAGTACAATAATCGCCCTGGTACTCCGATTCTACGATCCTATTTCCGGGGAAATTCTGATCGACGGATGCAATATAAAAGCCTTAAACCTGAAGTCACTCCGGGGAAAAATAGGACTAGTCCAACAAGAACCAGCATTATTCTCCACAACTATTTACGAAAACATCAAATATGGAAACGAAAACGCATCAGAAATTGAGATAATGAAAGCAGCAAAAGCAGCAAATGCTCATGGATTCATCAGCAGAATGCCTGAAGGGTACCAAACTGATGTGGGCGATAGAGGAATGCAATTATCAGGAGGACAGAAACAAAGAGTAGCCATTGCTAGAGCAATACTTAAAGACCCttcaattcttcttctggatgaAGCAACGAGTGCATTGGATACAGCATCAGAGAACCTGGTTCAAGAGGCTTTAGATAAACTTATGCAAGGAAGAACAACTATTTTGGTAGCTCACAGGTTGTCGACAATTCGCGATGCCGGTAGTATTGCTGTACTGCAAAATGGGAGAGTATCTGAAATTGGCAGCCATAAACAGCTGATTGGAAAACCTGATAGTATTTATAAGCAATTGGTTAGCCTACAACAAGATACAAGCTGCATTGAGTGATTAAACCAAACCCTAACCAAACCAACAAATTCCGATCGGTTAtattttggatataaataaatttagttaaaattttagtgtatatcaaaccaaatcaaaaaagCGACTGCACCAACTAGTTCagttcagttcggtttgaattttttcaattacTTAAAATTTTGGTAtagtttttttagaaaataagcACTATGTCATTTGGTTCAAATCGAATGCATACCCGAGTTATGATAGAAGTGATGCTTTTGAAAGAAATTTGAACATTTTGGTAAGGAATGAATGTAAATGCAATTTGTTGATATATTCAAGCACTAATAAGGTATATTAATggtatatttttttctaaacctgattttgtttatttttcagCCTTTCCTAATTTTAACACAGCACAGATCGATTTGAGTGTGGGTTCTGATTTGATAAAGTGGGCTGCGACTTGAACAAATTGTTCAAATGGGCTAGaaaatttcatcaattttaGTCAAGCTTGGTCCAGATTCCAGttcaaaaatagataaataaataaaaatgaagcaAATGGAGGCAGTGTAATAGAACTTTGTGTGCGTTAATTTAGGAAAAGTTTAGCTTTCTGACAATAGCAGGTGAAGAACGCTATTTGTATAAGTTAAACAAAAAGGacataaaacattaaatagtAATGGAATCTCACCTATAACATTCAAACAATTTGATTAAGAAAGTTGTTAGATAGGTTTGGTGAGTCTAATCCTCTATAGTCTATGCCTAAAGAGCATGCACATGGGTTTGTAACACCTGTCCCATCTTCTTTAATTAACCACTTAAACTATATGCTATAATTTTAATTCCTAATTAAGTATTTCTTAGTAGATAGAACAGAGATATCATATGAGATTTTCAAGGaaaaaattgtgaaaataatagtaatttggACGGTGGGTTATGTTATGATTGAGAGCATATGCATGAGATATTTGCAAATGAAAATCCCAATGATTGGTTTGCAGAAATATAGTACTAATTTGTAAGAGCTGGGCACGTcttcaatatatttatatttcgcTTGTTTTAAACAAAAAGTTAAAGTTAATTAGTAGTAGTATTATATTCAATCAAACAATATGCCATCCACGTTCATATAATGACATCCACATTTACCAAAGTAGCAATTTATCCTctaaatttaaatgaataattgatatataaattaattttatagacaaatcaatattaaaattaataattatgatcgattaattttatttttgtaatttgccCATTCAACTTATAATACAGTTGTCCCTTTATTTAGCAATTTGCCACCctaaacttgtaagttaatttaataaaattaaatgaattgccaataatcattaatttttaaactaatttgttcacaaagttaatttatatgttaattgcttATTGTTTACGAATTGAAAGGTTAAATTGCTATTTAAGTCTTTATCTAATTACCTAAGTAgttcaaatcaaaaaataataccTACTCTAATTGTGAATCTATATAAACAATTCTACAtgtttaaaattcaaatacatatataaaattataactaattagaaaattgaaatattaaccAGTGAAAATCTTATAATATTACAGTTTAAccgaattattatttttaaaatttttatagttttttttattcaaagaggttgaactaaatttataattttcaaaaagaaTCCAACAATACTAGCTTCTGATTTTCAATTGAATTAGTTGAAATATGGTTGGTTTGATTCTTAAGAAACTgggtaaatttataatttagtcaCCTTCAACTcttgtaattaaattaacactGCTTCTTCtatcttaatttaattgaaaatattatttttacacATTGTTTAAAGAAAATTATAGTTAATACAACACTAGCAATTTATTTACTATCCTCATATTAGATTAAAAATATGAGtcgtaatattttttttttaaattcgttCTATACACATTAATTGAAaggataaaagaaaaaaattatcgtAGGAAagttattatataaatgaaacTTGTCAAGTAAAATAGGACATTAAAAAGGAAATTGatgtaaattaaattgaaatggAGGTTGAGGAAGTTTTGCCAAATGGGATGTGTTGGTTATCACCCTGGCTAAATGATTGTTCAGCCTATACTTGATCATCATTCATTACAGTTATAGTATTATTAGGTTTTAGTGACAGCTGATCTATTTTACTTATTCCATTATTAAcgtaattatttggatttgggtggaaaaaggataaaattggCAGCTAATTAATATTATTCATTGCAAGTAATTAGTCTTATCCCTTAAAACCCAAGAAATGTGTGTGGTCATAGCCATTGAGCTATTATATCTTGAGGAACAAGTCATGCAATTGAAATGGAATAAAGAGATTTGTGCATagaactatattttttattttttaaattaattaagaataatattttatattttttggtgaattaACTCCCAAATTGAATCATCGTGGTTTCTAAATTccttcattttataaaatttgaaaattaatgatctaaaaatagaaaatattatttgtaattaattaaaattattaaatgtgAATTAAATGATTATGATAGTATAAATTTAGGAACCGAAATAACCTTTGCTGAATTGAAATGGACAAAGCATACATCAACCCTACAACTACTTTATGGGTTAAGCTTCACTTCACTTGAGTTGTGtgtttttaaaagtaaatcagAAGAGACATTGGTTAATGTTTTTAGGCTAAACCTATTTTGTAGtctctaaattataaattttttgttcattaggtcccttaacttctatttgactttttcgggttcttaaacttttattttttggttcatcaggtccttcaatttttatttgtctttctCAAGTccctaattgtttattttttggttcattgggTCCTTAAATGGATCTTCGTTTAAGGACTTAATGAagcaaaaaacaaaagtttaaagaCCTGATaaagtcaaatagaagttgaaggacttgatgaactaaaaaattaaagtttaaggaTCTTAAAATAGATTTAGCCATGTTTTTAATCACAGTGTTGTGTAAATACTAAATAGACAGAAACCTATCAGTAACGGCACTTTGAATGCTACCATTACTCATATTTATTGTCTGCACATTTCTGTTCCATCTTCACCATTTAATGCATTTCATTTAAAGCCACATCTCTAATCCACCAATGCCACTTCAAGAATTACCATTCATTTCCTAGcaagatttaatattttattttatgaactaAACTTAAATTAATACTTTGTCcttgaatttaaattaatactttGTCCATTAGTACTAGATGCTAGTAATttcttttatcaattgaagAAGGGAAATTTTAGTTTTGTGAGAATATTTAATCTCACCAGCATAATGATATATGGCGCACGCACCGTCTGAATTATAACTCATCGGTTTAggtgttaatattttaattcatcgTGTTACTCCATCATCAAAAAAGTTTTGTTTGATGAATAATTTTTCacgaaaaaaatgaaattagagtaaaattaaaattaaaacgagAAACAGAAAGGGAAAGAGAAAAACGAAGAGAATACGAATAAAAAGTCATTCTAGCCCTTTAACATAGGCCTAATACTTTAAAAACTCCAACTTTTTAGCccattttcaatcctaccctgacgtaaAAAACTGGtaatttttaccatatttcgcattatatcgtttcaattgtacctcaattatctatttttgtcaaatttttttacttaaatgatgaaagcattaaattaactaagtttaaagataaaagtaaatttattttcattcaaaaaaatacaaataagtcctttatttttaaaaactaactaaaaatcataatcaaattaaaactaatttaaatttttaattaatttaactaaatataagtaaattttaaacatatacaattaatagatgctagacatggagaacgtttttgaatttttccaaatgaaaaagacgttaatttaatatttatagtacaattgaaaaaaaaattgaccagttttcaatgTCATGATAGGATCGAAAATAGACTAAAAAGTCGGGGGGTTTTAAGGCATTAGCCTTTGACATATGAGCTGggataatataaaatttagatcGATTAcatccaattttatatttttagggcGCATAAGAATAATATATTATGCCAATTTCAACATattgtatttaatattttttaattttaacatatttatGTACGcactaaaaataaacaaatagatataattattcttatcttaaaaaatgtatattaaaatattaaactatgtattaaattttatttatatgaatcCGTTATATAAGTTTAAGGatgaaagaaatttaaataatttcttTGCTCCAAAGAATAATGTGGGGCGGATCACATATAATAACAAATTCCACTGAACGTTGGTTGGAGGGTAAAAATAATGTGGGGCAAACttattattcaaataattattCATTAGTACTAgtataaaagaaatttaaatttaaggctaaaatttaattaagaaaaaaaaaaaaaaagagaggagtGGTTAGATAGATTAGCTGGCAAAAAGAGATTTGTCTAGGTCAGCTCTTCAACcgcaaaaacaaaaacaataccATCCCTtcccttttttttcctttcatttCCATTTCTCTAATTTTCAACCCAATTACAAATACAATTCCTCTTCTACATTTCAAATTAGGGTTTACAATTACACGAATCTCTCCGTTTTAGGGTTTCCGGAGGATTGCGGTGGTGATGAGCGGTAACTATAATCTTGATTTCGAATTGAATCAATTCGAAGGCATTGTTGTTATTTGAAGAAGATAGTGAGAGAATAGTGAGGTCTAGTCGCACGAGTTTTGAGGGAAGAGGATAAAGATCGAGCGGCGGTTGGAAATGAGCGCCTCTCGGTTCATCAAGTGCGTCACCGTCGGCGATGGTGCCGTCGGTAAAACCTGCATGCTTATTTCTTACACCAGCAACACTTTTCCTACGGTACTCTCTCTCTGATggtctttgtttttttttttttatcttttttgctTTCGTGATTCAAAGAAATTTTAGAATCTTGCTCTTTAAggttttctttaactttttcttttctatAAATCAAGATTATATAAGAATCCTGTCATGTTGCTATAAATGTTAATTTGGTACTTGTGGAAGCATAGTCttggtttttaatttaatcaagtGCGTAAAAAATTGTGAACTAGATTGAGATGGTGTTTGGTAAACTAATGTGTCCTCATAATCATAGATGtggttgagttttttttttttaaattgactGAAATTTGAACTCTGACTAGTGACTACCTACATTGAGATTATTTATCATGATGATCGTTGTTGCTTTTGCAGGCTTTTGTGATTTCTTCAATTGCTTTAAAGTTTTTGTTTTCTGTTGATCTATTTGCGTAGCTTTGGTGCATTGTATTTCATTATTTTTGCTGCTGTTTGATTTgcttatttgttttgttttgttgtgaTTGAAAACAGGACTATGTGCCAACTGTTTTTGACAACTTCAGTGCAAATGTAGTTGTGGATGGGAGCACTGTCAATTTAGGACTATGGGATACAGCTGGTAATTTGATGTTTTAGTAAAATGTCATCATTAGTATTGCTGGTTGTGTTCTTTCCTTATTTGAGTACTTTGCTTTTGTTATCCCATTTGAACAGGCCAGGAAGATTACAATAGGTTACGGCCTTTGAGTTATCGAGGGGCTGATGTGTTTATTCTCGCCTTCTCTCTAATCAGCAAGGCCAGCTATGAAAATGTCGCCAAAAAGGTTACTCTCatcaaatgttttgtttttacgATGATGAGTTCCGGGAAAACAATATGTTTGCCATTCTAGGTGCTGATAATTTTCTTATTGGTTTCTGTTTCAGTGGATACCTGAACTGAGGCATTATGCACCTGGAGTTCCAATCATTCTTGTTGGAACAAAACTAGGTAATGTTTT
This region of Mercurialis annua linkage group LG1-X, ddMerAnnu1.2, whole genome shotgun sequence genomic DNA includes:
- the LOC126664572 gene encoding rac-like GTP-binding protein 5; this translates as MSASRFIKCVTVGDGAVGKTCMLISYTSNTFPTDYVPTVFDNFSANVVVDGSTVNLGLWDTAGQEDYNRLRPLSYRGADVFILAFSLISKASYENVAKKWIPELRHYAPGVPIILVGTKLDLREDKQFFIDHPGALPITTAQGEELRKLIGAPAYIECSSKTQQNVKGVFDAAIKVVLQPPKQKKKKKKGQKGCSIL